One Comamonas endophytica DNA window includes the following coding sequences:
- the dbpA gene encoding ATP-dependent RNA helicase DbpA, whose protein sequence is MNASSSSAGTGFDTLALGPAMLANLQQLGYQQMTPIQAASLPPALLGKDLIAQASTGSGKTAAFGLALLTRLNPRWFGVQSLVLCPTRELADQVATELRRLARAHDNIKIVTVYGGVPARAQIASLENGAHIVVGTPGRVMDLMERGALDLTGLNTLVLDEADRMLDMGFHADIDTVVRQCPKERQTLLFSATYPEGIADLSARFMRQPQRITVQAQHSEGKIAQRWYEVAEGQRLQAVADLLLHFRPESSIAFCNTKQQCRELVNLLQAQGFSALALFGELEQRERDEVLVQFANRSCSVLVATDVAARGLDISNLAAVINVEVTPDPEVHIHRIGRTGRGDAEGLALNLASLDEMGNVGKIEQLQGRASSWFPLDGLTPASREPLVPPMQTIQIIGGRREKIRAGDVMGAMTADFGYTREQIGKISVNDFSTYVAVERRIAGAAVAKLNAGRVKGKSVKARLL, encoded by the coding sequence ATGAATGCCTCTTCCTCTTCCGCCGGCACCGGTTTCGACACCCTGGCCCTCGGCCCGGCCATGCTGGCCAATCTGCAGCAGCTGGGTTACCAGCAGATGACGCCCATCCAGGCCGCCAGCCTGCCGCCCGCGCTGCTGGGCAAGGACCTGATCGCCCAGGCCAGCACCGGCAGCGGCAAGACCGCGGCCTTCGGCCTGGCGCTGCTGACGCGGCTCAACCCGCGCTGGTTCGGCGTGCAGTCGCTGGTGCTGTGCCCCACGCGCGAGCTTGCCGACCAGGTGGCGACCGAGCTGCGCCGGCTGGCCCGGGCGCACGACAACATCAAGATCGTCACGGTGTATGGCGGCGTGCCCGCGCGCGCGCAGATCGCCAGCCTGGAGAACGGCGCGCACATCGTGGTCGGCACCCCGGGCCGGGTCATGGACCTGATGGAACGCGGCGCGCTGGACCTGACGGGCCTGAACACGCTGGTGCTCGACGAAGCCGACCGCATGCTCGACATGGGCTTCCACGCCGACATCGACACCGTGGTGCGCCAGTGCCCGAAGGAGCGCCAGACCCTGCTGTTCTCGGCCACCTACCCCGAGGGCATTGCCGACCTGAGCGCGCGCTTCATGCGCCAGCCGCAGCGCATCACCGTGCAGGCCCAGCACAGCGAGGGCAAGATCGCGCAGCGCTGGTACGAAGTCGCCGAGGGCCAGCGCCTGCAGGCCGTGGCCGACCTGCTGCTGCACTTCCGTCCCGAATCGAGCATTGCCTTCTGCAACACCAAGCAGCAGTGCCGCGAGCTGGTGAACCTGCTGCAGGCCCAGGGCTTCAGCGCGCTGGCGCTGTTCGGCGAGCTCGAGCAGCGCGAGCGCGACGAGGTGCTGGTGCAGTTCGCCAACCGCAGCTGCTCGGTGCTGGTGGCGACCGACGTGGCGGCGCGCGGACTCGACATCTCGAACCTGGCGGCCGTGATCAATGTCGAGGTCACGCCGGATCCGGAAGTCCACATCCACCGCATCGGCCGCACCGGCCGCGGCGACGCCGAGGGCCTGGCGCTGAACCTGGCGAGTCTCGACGAGATGGGCAACGTCGGCAAGATCGAGCAGCTGCAGGGCCGCGCGTCGAGCTGGTTCCCGCTGGACGGGCTCACGCCCGCGAGCCGCGAGCCGCTGGTGCCGCCGATGCAGACCATCCAGATCATCGGCGGGCGCCGCGAGAAGATCCGCGCCGGCGATGTGATGGGCGCGATGACCGCCGACTTCGGCTACACGCGCGAGCAGATCGGCAAGATCAGCGTCAACGACTTCTCGACCTATGTGGCCGTCGAGCGGCGCATTGCGGGCGCGGCCGTGGCAAAGCTGAACGCGGGCCGCGTCAAGGGCAAGAGCGTGAAGGCCCGGCTGCTGTGA
- the dtd gene encoding D-aminoacyl-tRNA deacylase, protein MIGLLQRVREARVEVAGEVCGRIGQGLLVLVCAERGDTEAEADRLLAKLLKLRVFGDDEGKMNRSLQDVGGGLLLVSQFTLAADTASGNRPSFKQAAAPEEGRRLYDYLVQQARAAHATVQTGQFGADMQVHLVNDGPVTVPLRVGAKG, encoded by the coding sequence GTGATCGGCCTGCTGCAGCGCGTGCGCGAGGCGCGCGTCGAGGTCGCGGGCGAGGTCTGCGGTCGGATCGGGCAGGGCCTGCTGGTGCTGGTCTGCGCCGAGCGCGGCGACACCGAGGCCGAGGCCGACCGGCTGCTGGCCAAGCTGCTCAAGCTGCGCGTCTTCGGCGACGACGAGGGCAAGATGAATCGCAGCCTGCAGGACGTGGGCGGGGGGCTGCTCTTGGTGAGCCAGTTCACTCTGGCCGCCGATACCGCCAGCGGCAACCGCCCGAGCTTCAAGCAGGCCGCCGCGCCCGAGGAAGGCCGGCGGCTCTATGACTATCTGGTGCAGCAGGCCCGCGCCGCGCATGCCACGGTGCAGACCGGGCAGTTCGGGGCGGATATGCAGGTGCATCTGGTGAACGACGGGCCGGTGACGGTGCCGTTGCGGGTGGGGGCTAAAGGCTGA
- the ybeY gene encoding rRNA maturation RNase YbeY — protein MPLQQLQLSLQFARFDAAPAHRAVLSRSKVTRWIRHALAADAEITVRIVDAEEGQALNLQYRQKDYATNVLTFDYQQEPTVMADLVLCAPVVEREAREQHKTLEEHYAHLLVHGTLHAQGWDHETSEEDAEEMEAYESEIMGELGFADPYAK, from the coding sequence ATGCCCCTGCAACAACTGCAACTGTCCCTGCAATTCGCCCGCTTCGACGCGGCCCCGGCCCACCGCGCCGTGCTGTCCCGCAGCAAGGTCACGCGCTGGATCCGCCACGCGCTGGCGGCCGACGCCGAAATCACCGTGCGCATCGTCGATGCCGAGGAAGGCCAGGCGCTGAACCTGCAATACCGCCAGAAGGACTACGCCACCAATGTGCTGACCTTCGACTACCAGCAGGAGCCCACGGTGATGGCCGATCTGGTGCTGTGCGCCCCCGTGGTCGAGCGCGAGGCGCGCGAGCAGCACAAGACGCTCGAGGAGCACTACGCGCATCTGCTGGTCCACGGCACGCTGCATGCGCAGGGGTGGGACCATGAGACCAGCGAAGAGGATGCCGAGGAGATGGAGGCTTATGAGAGCGAGATCATGGGGGAACTGGGGTTTGCGGATCCGTATGCAAAATAG
- a CDS encoding PhoH family protein, giving the protein MILRHTFTPHHNTRLSHLCGPADVHLRTIETALKVSIAHRHEQFKIDGPKARAQEALEMLQALYEMADDPIPEAQLQLMLAGDSELLEAPAGAIQLSTRRADLRARTATQNLYLENIATHDITLGIGPAGTGKTYLAVASAVDALERSAVQRIVLTRPAVEAGERLGFLPGDLTQKVDPYLRPLYDALYDLMGYEKVQKAFERNVLEIAPLAFMRGRTLNNAFVILDEAQNTTPEQMKMFLTRIGFGAKAVVTGDVSQIDLPKGAQSGLIDAERVLKRVKGIAVTHFTSADVVRHPLVARIVDAYEARGSQAVARRARARDE; this is encoded by the coding sequence GTGATCCTGCGCCACACCTTCACACCCCACCACAACACCCGGCTCAGCCACCTCTGCGGCCCCGCCGACGTGCATCTGCGCACCATTGAAACCGCGCTCAAGGTCTCGATCGCCCACCGCCACGAGCAGTTCAAGATCGACGGCCCCAAGGCCCGCGCCCAGGAGGCGCTGGAGATGCTGCAGGCGCTCTACGAGATGGCCGACGACCCGATTCCCGAAGCCCAGCTGCAGCTGATGCTGGCCGGCGACAGCGAGCTGCTGGAAGCCCCGGCGGGCGCGATCCAGCTGTCCACGCGCCGCGCCGACCTGCGCGCGCGCACCGCCACGCAGAACCTGTACCTCGAGAACATCGCCACCCACGACATCACGCTGGGCATCGGCCCGGCGGGCACCGGCAAGACCTACCTGGCCGTGGCCAGCGCGGTGGACGCGCTCGAGCGCAGCGCGGTGCAGCGCATCGTGCTGACGCGCCCGGCGGTGGAGGCCGGCGAGCGCCTGGGTTTCCTGCCCGGCGACCTGACGCAGAAGGTCGACCCCTACCTGCGCCCGCTCTATGACGCACTTTATGACCTGATGGGCTACGAGAAGGTGCAGAAGGCCTTCGAGCGCAACGTGCTGGAGATCGCGCCGCTGGCCTTCATGCGCGGGCGCACGCTGAACAACGCCTTCGTCATCCTGGACGAGGCGCAGAACACCACGCCCGAGCAGATGAAGATGTTCCTCACGCGCATCGGCTTCGGCGCCAAGGCCGTGGTGACCGGCGACGTCAGCCAGATCGACCTGCCCAAGGGTGCGCAGAGCGGCCTGATCGACGCCGAGCGCGTGCTCAAGCGCGTCAAGGGCATTGCCGTGACGCATTTCACCAGCGCCGACGTGGTGCGCCATCCGCTGGTGGCGCGCATCGTCGATGCCTACGAAGCGCGCGGCAGCCAGGCCGTGGCGCGCCGCGCGCGCGCCCGCGATGAATGA
- the ruvA gene encoding Holliday junction branch migration protein RuvA: protein MIGKLTGTLLDKNPPTVLVDCHGVGYEVQVPMSTFYNLPATGAQVSLLTHFIVREDAQLLFGFGTPSERQTFRELIKISGVGPRTALAIISGIGVEDLAQAVTLQEAGRLIKVPGIGKKTAERLLLELKGKIGADMGSKSLFTNEHQNDILQALLALGYSDKEAAAALKALPPDVGVSEGIKRALQALAK from the coding sequence ATGATAGGCAAATTGACCGGCACGCTGCTGGATAAAAACCCGCCCACGGTCCTGGTGGACTGTCACGGCGTGGGCTACGAAGTCCAGGTGCCGATGAGCACTTTCTACAACCTGCCCGCGACCGGCGCGCAGGTCAGCCTGCTCACGCACTTCATTGTGCGCGAGGATGCGCAGCTGCTGTTCGGCTTCGGCACGCCCAGCGAGCGCCAGACCTTCAGGGAGCTGATCAAGATCAGCGGCGTCGGCCCGCGCACGGCGCTGGCGATCATCAGCGGCATCGGCGTCGAGGACTTGGCGCAGGCGGTGACGCTGCAGGAGGCCGGGCGGCTGATCAAGGTGCCGGGCATCGGCAAGAAGACCGCCGAGCGGCTGCTTCTCGAGCTCAAGGGCAAGATCGGCGCCGACATGGGCTCGAAGTCGCTGTTCACCAACGAGCACCAGAACGACATCCTGCAGGCGCTGCTGGCGCTGGGCTACAGCGACAAGGAAGCCGCGGCCGCGCTCAAAGCCCTGCCGCCCGATGTGGGCGTGAGCGAAGGCATCAAGCGCGCGCTGCAGGCCCTGGCTAAATAG
- the ruvB gene encoding Holliday junction branch migration DNA helicase RuvB, giving the protein MTIHTDDFAPAPPKRAISAAPLSHHEEAMERALRPKLLQEYVGQAKAREQLEIFIGAASKRGEALDHVLLFGPPGLGKTTLSHIIAAELGVNLRQTSGPVLEKPKDLAALLTNLEANDVLFIDEIHRLSPVVEEILYPALEDYQIDIMIGEGPAARSIKLDLQPFTLVGATTRAGMLTNPLRDRFGIVARLEFYTSEELARIVERSAGLLGVPIDTEGGWEIARRSRGTPRIANRLLRRVRDYADVKGDGRITQDIANRALAMLDVDPQGFDIMDRKLLEAVIHRFDGGPVGLDNIAASIGEESGTIEDVIEPYLIQQGYLQRTPRGRIATKAAYLHLGVMPPALPAEDA; this is encoded by the coding sequence ATGACCATCCACACCGACGATTTCGCGCCCGCGCCGCCGAAGCGGGCCATCTCCGCCGCGCCGCTGTCGCACCACGAGGAGGCGATGGAGCGCGCGCTGCGCCCCAAGCTGCTGCAGGAATACGTGGGCCAGGCCAAGGCGCGCGAGCAGCTCGAGATCTTCATTGGCGCGGCCAGCAAGCGCGGCGAGGCGCTTGACCACGTGCTGCTGTTCGGCCCGCCGGGCCTGGGCAAGACCACGCTGTCGCACATCATCGCCGCCGAGCTCGGCGTGAACCTGCGCCAGACCAGCGGGCCGGTGCTGGAAAAGCCCAAGGACCTGGCGGCGCTGCTGACCAATCTCGAAGCCAACGACGTGCTGTTCATCGACGAGATCCACCGCCTGTCGCCTGTCGTGGAGGAAATCCTCTACCCCGCGCTCGAGGACTACCAGATCGACATCATGATCGGCGAGGGCCCGGCCGCGCGCTCGATCAAGCTCGACCTGCAGCCCTTCACGCTGGTCGGCGCCACCACGCGCGCGGGCATGCTCACCAACCCGCTGCGCGACCGCTTCGGCATCGTCGCGCGGCTCGAGTTCTATACCTCGGAGGAACTGGCGCGCATCGTCGAGCGCAGCGCCGGGCTGCTGGGCGTGCCGATCGACACCGAAGGCGGCTGGGAAATCGCGCGCCGCTCGCGCGGCACGCCGCGCATCGCCAACCGGCTGCTGCGGCGCGTGCGCGACTACGCCGACGTCAAGGGCGACGGCCGCATCACGCAGGACATCGCCAACCGCGCTCTCGCCATGCTCGACGTGGACCCGCAGGGCTTCGACATCATGGACCGCAAGCTGCTGGAAGCCGTGATCCACCGCTTCGATGGCGGCCCGGTGGGGCTGGACAACATCGCAGCCAGCATCGGCGAGGAATCGGGCACCATCGAGGACGTGATCGAGCCCTATCTGATCCAGCAGGGCTATCTGCAGCGCACGCCGCGCGGGCGCATCGCCACCAAGGCGGCCTACCTTCACCTGGGCGTGATGCCGCCGGCCCTGCCGGCAGAAGACGCCTGA
- a CDS encoding lysoplasmalogenase: MHLPRYALSWSCPALGIVLALAFAWRVLAADTGHPPLAEFAMAWGTVLASLLAGVAALRSRLPPALACMLQAGALATAGGAMGLQPWHLVFKPLAMVCAMAAVAWHMRRHGTWREGGLLLAALAASLAGDVLLMLDGLFIAGLLAFLLAHLCYLALFQQGQRWFALRGALALFLLLAAAMYAFLWHGGLPANLRLPVAAYVLAIALMAAQAWGRWHQARPAGRRAALLVALGAASFLLSDALLATDRFVQPLAWAPLAVLSSYYLAQASIVAGMLCAPRPQASSAGRAGGITPR, translated from the coding sequence ATGCACCTTCCACGCTACGCGCTGTCCTGGTCATGCCCCGCCCTGGGCATCGTCCTTGCGCTGGCATTTGCCTGGCGGGTGCTGGCCGCCGATACCGGGCACCCGCCGCTGGCGGAGTTCGCCATGGCATGGGGCACGGTGCTGGCCAGCCTGCTGGCGGGCGTGGCCGCGCTGCGCAGCCGCCTGCCGCCCGCCCTGGCCTGCATGCTGCAGGCCGGCGCGCTGGCCACGGCCGGCGGCGCCATGGGGCTGCAGCCCTGGCACCTGGTGTTCAAGCCGCTGGCCATGGTCTGTGCGATGGCCGCCGTCGCCTGGCATATGCGCCGCCATGGGACGTGGCGCGAGGGCGGGCTGCTGCTGGCGGCGCTGGCCGCGTCGCTGGCCGGCGATGTCCTGCTGATGCTGGACGGGCTGTTCATTGCGGGCCTGCTGGCCTTTCTGCTGGCCCATCTTTGCTATCTCGCGCTGTTCCAGCAGGGCCAGCGCTGGTTCGCGCTGCGCGGCGCGCTGGCGCTGTTCCTGCTGCTGGCCGCGGCCATGTATGCGTTTCTTTGGCACGGCGGTCTGCCCGCGAACCTGCGCCTGCCGGTCGCAGCCTATGTGCTGGCCATTGCGCTGATGGCCGCGCAGGCCTGGGGCCGCTGGCACCAGGCGCGCCCCGCCGGGCGCCGCGCCGCGCTTCTGGTGGCGCTGGGCGCCGCCAGCTTCCTGCTCAGCGATGCGCTGCTTGCCACGGACCGCTTCGTGCAGCCCCTGGCCTGGGCGCCGCTCGCCGTGCTTTCGAGCTATTACCTGGCGCAGGCATCGATCGTGGCCGGCATGCTCTGCGCGCCGCGGCCTCAGGCGTCTTCTGCCGGCAGGGCCGGCGGCATCACGCCCAGGTGA
- a CDS encoding phosphoribosyltransferase, translating into MQPASPDFDATTGYWQRILSANELAQSTSPPYQRSYPARLRDGRYLLLPLRGLPGDATRCMTSLVANQAALEVVQALTQAMVEQARDFPVDAVVGLPTLGLSFAPAVARGLGHARFVPLGFSRKYWYRDELSEPVRSISSPGQDKRLYLDPHQASLLDGRRVLVVDDTVSTGATMLSALRRAGGGDRRGHAPGHALARTAAPGRRHAHSRAGRARRADAGARARRLGARSLEGQAGGCMLAAPSRPHLAGRA; encoded by the coding sequence TTGCAGCCCGCTTCCCCCGATTTCGACGCCACCACCGGCTACTGGCAGCGCATTCTCTCGGCCAATGAACTGGCGCAATCGACCAGTCCGCCCTACCAGCGCAGCTATCCCGCGCGGCTGCGCGATGGCCGCTACCTGCTGCTGCCGCTGCGCGGCCTGCCCGGCGACGCCACGCGCTGCATGACCTCGCTGGTCGCCAACCAGGCCGCGCTCGAGGTGGTGCAGGCGCTGACCCAGGCGATGGTCGAGCAGGCGCGCGACTTCCCCGTCGATGCCGTGGTCGGGCTGCCGACGCTGGGCCTGTCCTTCGCGCCGGCCGTGGCGCGCGGTCTCGGCCATGCGCGCTTCGTGCCGCTGGGCTTTTCACGCAAGTACTGGTACCGCGACGAGCTGTCCGAGCCGGTGCGCTCGATCAGCTCGCCCGGCCAGGACAAGCGGCTTTACCTTGATCCGCACCAGGCCAGCCTGCTGGACGGCCGGCGCGTGCTGGTGGTGGACGACACCGTGAGCACCGGCGCCACCATGCTCTCGGCGCTGCGGCGCGCAGGTGGAGGCGATCGCCGTGGCCATGCGCCAGGGCACGCGCTGGCGCGAACGGCTGCGCCAGGCCGACGGCACGCCCATTCCCGTGCTGGGCGCGCTCGACGCGCCGATGCTGGTGCGCGCGCCCGGCGGCTGGGTGCCAGAAGCCTAGAAGGTCAGGCGGGGGGCTGCATGCTGGCCGCGCCTAGCCGGCCGCACCTAGCCGGCCGCGCCTAG
- a CDS encoding TerC family protein, which yields MELFSDPAVWVGLLTLVLLEIVLGIDNLVFIAILSEKLPPHQRDKARIIGLSLALFMRLGLLSVISWIATLTTPLIDLGPLALSGRDLILLLGGLFLIFKATTELHERMEGVTHSANSGKGYSSFLAVVTQIVILDAVFSLDAVITAVGMVDELPVMMAAVVISIAVMLLASKPLTRFVNAHPTVIVLCLSFLLMIGFSLVAEGLGFDVPKGYLYAAIGFSILIEFFNQISSRNAKAQELRIPLRERAANKVLSLMSAQRGDAAHQADPADLPDEPQAFVPEERLMVTGVLSLAERKVRSIMTPVSDVDWVDLNGDAEDIRLSLNDNPHSYLPVCNDSIDELVGVARAKDMLRDLMQFGSIQPGTIKRPRFVQESTGVIALLNDLRTSKGRMVIVKNEFNVMCGVVTPIDVLEAIAGEFPDEDETFTIQKSAERDNLWIASGAADVHLVQQLLGTQQLISAGDFYATLGGLLTDRHGAVPPRGTQIDIGDWRFTVLENEDDVLRKVSIESIDTEHH from the coding sequence ATTGAGTTGTTCAGCGACCCCGCCGTCTGGGTCGGCCTCCTGACCCTGGTGCTTCTCGAGATCGTCCTGGGCATCGACAACCTCGTCTTCATCGCGATCCTCTCCGAAAAGCTCCCCCCGCACCAGCGCGACAAGGCCCGCATCATCGGCCTGAGCCTGGCGCTGTTCATGCGCCTGGGCCTGCTTTCGGTCATCTCCTGGATCGCCACGCTCACCACCCCCCTCATCGATCTGGGACCATTGGCGCTTTCGGGCCGGGATCTGATCCTGCTGCTGGGCGGCCTGTTCCTGATCTTCAAGGCCACCACCGAGCTGCACGAGCGCATGGAAGGGGTGACGCACTCCGCGAATTCCGGCAAGGGCTATTCCAGCTTCCTGGCGGTCGTCACGCAGATCGTGATCCTGGACGCGGTCTTCTCGCTCGATGCCGTGATCACTGCCGTGGGCATGGTCGACGAGCTGCCGGTCATGATGGCCGCCGTGGTCATCTCGATTGCCGTCATGCTGCTGGCTTCCAAGCCGCTGACGCGCTTCGTGAACGCGCACCCCACGGTGATCGTGCTGTGCCTGAGCTTCCTGCTGATGATCGGCTTCAGCCTGGTGGCCGAAGGCCTGGGCTTCGATGTGCCCAAGGGCTACCTGTATGCGGCCATCGGCTTCTCGATCCTGATCGAGTTCTTCAACCAGATCTCGTCGCGCAACGCCAAGGCGCAGGAATTGCGCATTCCGCTGCGCGAACGCGCGGCCAACAAGGTGCTGTCGCTGATGTCGGCGCAGCGCGGCGACGCGGCGCACCAGGCCGACCCCGCCGACCTGCCGGACGAGCCCCAGGCCTTCGTGCCCGAGGAGCGGCTGATGGTCACGGGCGTGCTGTCGCTGGCCGAGCGCAAGGTGCGCTCCATCATGACGCCGGTGTCCGACGTGGACTGGGTGGACCTCAACGGCGACGCCGAGGACATCCGCCTCTCGCTCAACGACAACCCGCACAGCTACCTGCCGGTCTGCAACGACAGCATCGACGAGCTGGTGGGCGTGGCGCGCGCCAAGGACATGCTGCGCGACCTGATGCAGTTCGGCTCGATCCAGCCAGGCACCATCAAGCGCCCGCGCTTCGTGCAGGAAAGCACCGGCGTCATCGCGCTGCTCAACGACCTGCGCACTTCCAAGGGCCGCATGGTCATCGTCAAGAACGAGTTCAATGTGATGTGCGGCGTGGTGACGCCGATCGACGTGCTGGAAGCGATTGCCGGCGAATTCCCCGACGAGGACGAGACCTTCACCATCCAGAAGTCCGCCGAGCGCGACAACCTGTGGATCGCCAGCGGCGCGGCCGACGTGCACCTGGTGCAGCAGCTGCTGGGCACGCAGCAGCTGATCAGCGCCGGCGACTTCTACGCCACGCTGGGCGGGCTACTGACCGACCGGCATGGCGCCGTGCCGCCCAGGGGCACGCAGATCGACATCGGCGACTGGCGCTTCACGGTGCTGGAAAACGAGGACGATGTGCTGCGCAAGGTCAGCATCGAAAGCATCGACACCGAGCACCATTGA
- a CDS encoding YqaE/Pmp3 family membrane protein, giving the protein MRLLLALLLPFSVFFTIGRPFSGLLCLVLQITLIGWIPAAIWAVYALSQYNTDKKIERMNQQRR; this is encoded by the coding sequence ATGCGACTTCTTCTAGCCCTGCTGCTGCCTTTTTCCGTGTTCTTCACCATTGGCCGGCCGTTTTCCGGGTTGCTGTGCCTGGTGCTGCAGATCACGCTGATCGGCTGGATTCCGGCGGCGATCTGGGCGGTGTATGCGCTGAGCCAGTACAACACAGACAAGAAGATCGAAAGAATGAACCAGCAGCGGCGCTGA
- a CDS encoding histidine phosphatase family protein has protein sequence MQATRIIAIRHGETAWNATARLQGHQDIPLNELGLWQAAQAARALADEPVAQIYSSDLQRAYQTAEAVAAVTGAPLTAEPGLRERSFGIHEGRTFAELEAELPDIARRWRQRDPDFTPEGGESLVMLRERVRATVDRLAARHAGELIVLTAHGGVLDTLYRLATGQELQAPRTFALGNAAINRLLWTPQGLGLVGWSDTSHLENTARDEIC, from the coding sequence ATGCAAGCCACCCGCATCATTGCCATCCGCCATGGAGAAACCGCCTGGAATGCCACCGCCCGCCTGCAGGGCCACCAGGACATTCCGCTCAACGAACTGGGCCTGTGGCAGGCCGCGCAGGCCGCGCGCGCGCTGGCCGACGAGCCGGTGGCGCAGATCTACAGCAGCGACCTGCAGCGCGCCTACCAGACCGCCGAGGCGGTGGCCGCCGTCACGGGTGCGCCGCTCACGGCCGAGCCCGGGCTGCGCGAGCGCAGCTTCGGCATCCACGAGGGCCGCACCTTTGCCGAGCTGGAAGCCGAGCTGCCTGACATCGCGCGCCGCTGGCGCCAGCGCGACCCCGACTTCACGCCCGAAGGCGGCGAATCGCTGGTCATGCTGCGCGAGCGCGTGCGCGCCACGGTCGATCGCTTGGCCGCGCGCCATGCCGGCGAGCTGATCGTGCTCACCGCCCACGGTGGCGTGCTCGACACGCTCTACCGCCTGGCCACGGGCCAGGAGCTGCAGGCGCCGCGCACCTTTGCGCTGGGCAATGCGGCCATCAACCGGCTGCTTTGGACTCCACAGGGGCTGGGTTTGGTGGGCTGGTCAGACACTTCCCATCTTGAAAATACAGCGCGTGACGAAATATGCTGA
- a CDS encoding ABC transporter substrate-binding protein translates to MSFQRLSSLLLAAGLLSAPALHAETLRWARASDPTSLDPHAFNVGTNFTLLHQMYETLVYRDAKGKLIPALATSWRMTADPTVWEFKLRPNVRFHDGAPLTANDVVFSLQRAKGPTAQVKSLLSSMVEVKAVDDLTVQVKTSGPNLIFPNNLTNMFIMNAAWAKARGAETTQDAGSNVENFATRNVNGTGPYMLASRELDARTVMKLNPNYWGKGQAPLQVTELIYLPIKSPATRVAALLSGEVDFAQDIPAQDVVRLKQDPRLRINEGPENRSIFLGLNVGGKELKYSSVKGKNPLADPRVREAIHLAIDRDAIKRSVMRGLSIPSGIIAPPFVHGYTKAMAAYPKADVARARKLMAEAGYADGFDLTLYSTNDRYVNDEAISTAIAGFLGRIGIKTSVVARPIAQHSVAINKADADFYLFGWGVPTYDSAYIFDFLVYTRGKDGRGPTNATGFSNAGVDADIASLANESDPARRDAAIQRIWDVVQKERFYIPLHDQMVHFASIRRLDIPVHPENEVHFKNVKFGAK, encoded by the coding sequence ATGTCATTCCAACGCCTGTCTTCGCTGCTGCTGGCCGCGGGCCTGCTGAGCGCCCCTGCGCTCCATGCCGAAACGCTGCGCTGGGCGCGGGCCTCCGACCCCACCTCGCTCGACCCGCATGCCTTCAATGTGGGCACCAATTTCACGCTGCTGCACCAGATGTACGAAACGCTGGTCTACCGCGATGCCAAGGGCAAGCTCATCCCTGCGCTGGCGACCTCGTGGCGCATGACCGCCGATCCCACGGTCTGGGAATTCAAGCTGCGCCCGAACGTCAGGTTCCACGACGGCGCACCGCTGACGGCAAATGACGTGGTGTTTTCGCTGCAGCGCGCCAAGGGCCCGACGGCGCAGGTCAAGTCGCTGCTGTCGTCGATGGTCGAGGTCAAGGCCGTCGACGATCTGACGGTGCAGGTCAAGACCAGTGGCCCGAACCTGATCTTTCCCAACAACCTCACCAACATGTTCATCATGAACGCCGCCTGGGCCAAGGCCAGGGGCGCCGAGACCACGCAGGACGCGGGCAGCAACGTGGAGAACTTCGCCACGCGCAATGTCAACGGCACCGGCCCCTACATGCTGGCCAGCCGCGAGCTCGATGCCAGGACCGTGATGAAGCTCAACCCCAACTACTGGGGCAAGGGCCAGGCGCCGCTGCAGGTGACCGAGCTGATCTATCTGCCGATCAAGTCGCCCGCCACGCGCGTGGCGGCGCTGCTGTCGGGCGAGGTGGACTTCGCGCAGGACATTCCCGCGCAGGACGTGGTGCGCCTGAAGCAGGACCCGCGCCTGCGCATCAACGAGGGGCCGGAGAACCGCTCGATTTTCCTCGGGCTCAATGTCGGTGGCAAAGAGCTCAAATACTCGAGCGTGAAAGGCAAGAACCCGCTGGCCGACCCGCGCGTGCGCGAGGCCATCCACCTGGCCATCGACCGCGACGCGATCAAGCGCTCGGTCATGCGCGGGCTGTCCATTCCCTCGGGCATCATCGCGCCGCCCTTCGTGCATGGCTACACCAAGGCCATGGCGGCCTATCCCAAGGCCGATGTGGCCCGCGCCAGGAAGCTGATGGCCGAGGCCGGCTATGCCGACGGCTTCGACCTCACGCTGTATTCGACCAATGACCGCTATGTGAACGACGAGGCGATCAGCACGGCCATCGCCGGCTTCCTCGGCCGCATCGGCATCAAGACCAGCGTGGTCGCGCGCCCGATCGCGCAGCACAGCGTGGCCATCAACAAGGCCGATGCCGATTTCTACCTGTTCGGCTGGGGCGTGCCGACCTATGACTCGGCCTATATCTTCGACTTCCTGGTCTACACGCGCGGCAAGGACGGGCGCGGCCCGACCAATGCCACGGGCTTCAGCAATGCCGGCGTCGATGCCGACATCGCCTCGCTGGCCAACGAATCCGATCCGGCGCGGCGCGATGCCGCGATCCAGCGCATCTGGGACGTGGTGCAGAAGGAGCGCTTCTACATTCCGCTGCACGACCAGATGGTGCATTTCGCCTCCATCCGGCGGCTCGACATTCCGGTGCATCCGGAAAACGAGGTGCATTTCAAGAATGTGAAGTTCGGCGCGAAGTAA